The Methanobacterium sp. Maddingley MBC34 genome has a segment encoding these proteins:
- a CDS encoding glycosyltransferase (overlaps another CDS with the same product name~PFAM: Glycosyl transferases group 1), producing MDVTITTTIYPPEIGGPATYAYEIKNRLEEKGHTVKIVTTSKIAKVESGVYKLPPKYNYKFIGFIIHQIQLFLFLNKISKDSDIIYTLNPHFLGFTSALCGLISNKPVLLRYAGEKLWESAVNKNITILEPNTYLRGLDLNLYQKIVFRVQKGVMELSKKIIVPSKAAGMVIKEFYGVNPDKIAVIPNSIEYKSSFSYKKGIQDKCDSITIISVGRLIKLKRVEDVIKIFKDINNLYPNAKLTIVGDGPEKGYLMKLAENLSIGNSVNFTGNLNKSELIDEYMKSDLLVLNSIYETFSHVLIEAMLYGVSVVTTTKGGPEEIVVDGKNGLIAGSERRSLKKAIKKLIENKSLRKELSKNAYVTLRDKFDWEINLILLEKELESLL from the coding sequence ATGGATGTAACAATAACAACCACCATATACCCTCCTGAAATAGGAGGTCCTGCTACTTATGCTTATGAAATTAAAAATAGATTAGAAGAAAAGGGTCACACTGTAAAAATTGTAACAACTTCAAAAATTGCCAAGGTGGAATCAGGAGTTTATAAACTACCTCCAAAATATAATTATAAATTTATTGGTTTTATTATTCATCAGATTCAATTATTCCTGTTCCTAAACAAAATTTCAAAGGATTCTGATATAATTTATACCTTAAATCCACATTTCTTAGGATTCACCTCCGCTTTATGTGGGTTGATTAGTAATAAACCAGTTTTGTTACGATATGCTGGAGAAAAACTTTGGGAAAGTGCTGTTAATAAGAATATAACTATTTTAGAACCGAATACTTATTTGAGGGGTTTAGATTTGAATCTATATCAAAAAATAGTCTTTAGAGTCCAAAAAGGGGTGATGGAATTATCAAAAAAAATTATAGTTCCCTCAAAAGCTGCTGGAATGGTTATAAAAGAGTTTTATGGAGTTAATCCCGATAAAATTGCAGTAATCCCAAATTCTATAGAATACAAAAGTAGTTTTAGCTATAAAAAAGGTATTCAGGATAAATGTGATTCAATTACCATTATTTCTGTAGGACGTCTAATTAAGCTAAAAAGAGTTGAAGATGTGATAAAAATATTTAAAGATATTAATAATTTATATCCCAATGCCAAGTTAACAATTGTTGGGGATGGTCCTGAGAAAGGATATTTAATGAAATTAGCCGAAAATCTATCAATAGGTAATTCAGTAAATTTTACAGGAAACTTAAATAAATCAGAATTAATAGATGAATACATGAAGTCGGATCTATTAGTGCTTAATTCAATCTATGAGACATTTTCGCATGTTTTAATAGAAGCAATGCTGTATGGGGTTTCTGTCGTGACTACTACTAAAGGAGGACCTGAAGAGATAGTAGTTGATGGTAAAAATGGACTGATTGCAGGTTCTGAAAGAAGATCTTTAAAAAAAGCTATAAAAAAACTTATTGAGAATAAAAGCTTAAGAAAAGAACTGTCCAAAAATGCATATGTAACATTAAGGGATAAATTTGACTGGGAAATTAATTTAATATTATTAGAAAAAGAATTGGAGAGTTTACTTTGA
- a CDS encoding glycosyltransferase (PFAM: Glycosyl transferases group 1), whose amino-acid sequence MLLNYEINPSIIRILKKEKFDVVIFGGYTSLTVKLAIIYCKITKTPLIMWSGSTLRDEAIGIRNIFLPLIKTILRLSDAYVVYGTWAKDYILSFGINPEKIFIAINMGDVDSFLEESIKLKGKKEAIKRDLGLERKYNIIYAGQLIKSRKGVEYLLDAFIKLKQEYYDVGLIIAGEGPQKEELIAQSKNTSDVNFVGFVQPKKLPAYFLAADIFVLPSFFDRFAIVISEAMAAGLPVIATDTNAASIDIIKNGLNGYVVKGHDSNEIYKKLKKLLKNPDKIREMGKNSQEMIKNDFNQDKTLQGFLDAINYVLNKP is encoded by the coding sequence ATGTTACTTAATTATGAGATTAACCCGTCAATTATCAGGATATTAAAGAAAGAAAAGTTTGATGTTGTCATCTTTGGAGGATATACTTCCTTAACTGTAAAATTAGCTATTATATACTGTAAAATAACTAAAACTCCTTTAATAATGTGGTCAGGCAGCACTCTTCGCGATGAGGCTATCGGTATTCGAAATATATTTTTACCCCTCATAAAAACCATTTTAAGGTTATCTGATGCCTATGTTGTCTATGGAACCTGGGCAAAAGATTATATACTGTCTTTTGGTATTAATCCAGAAAAAATATTCATAGCAATAAACATGGGCGATGTTGATTCATTTTTAGAAGAGAGTATAAAGTTGAAAGGCAAAAAAGAAGCCATAAAGAGGGATTTAGGTCTAGAGAGAAAATATAATATTATATACGCAGGACAGTTGATTAAATCACGGAAAGGTGTTGAATATCTTTTGGATGCTTTTATTAAATTAAAGCAAGAATATTATGATGTGGGTTTGATTATTGCTGGTGAGGGTCCTCAAAAAGAGGAACTAATCGCACAAAGTAAAAATACTTCAGATGTAAATTTTGTTGGATTTGTACAGCCAAAAAAATTGCCCGCTTATTTCTTAGCCGCAGACATTTTTGTCTTACCCAGTTTTTTTGATAGATTTGCAATTGTTATTAGTGAAGCTATGGCAGCAGGGTTGCCGGTTATCGCTACGGACACTAACGCAGCTTCTATTGATATTATAAAAAATGGTTTAAATGGCTATGTTGTCAAAGGACATGATTCAAATGAAATTTATAAAAAATTAAAGAAGTTACTTAAAAACCCTGATAAAATACGAGAAATGGGTAAAAATTCTCAGGAAATGATAAAAAATGACTTTAATCAGGATAAAACTCTTCAAGGTTTCTTGGATGCTATAAATTATGTTTTAAATAAGCCTTAA
- a CDS encoding glycosyltransferase (PFAM: Glycosyl transferases group 1), translated as MKIITISLSNSDDLRGGAYRRYMELINAFIDMGDEVHHISPRGFSNIFAENLHHYGTHIIRIPPTYLPFSLQAIPMAISIARKNKIDVFVSFTIFDALIGIISKIFYSNMKVLLCDRADSITGMKIQLEKKHRTLSRPIHLILSKLENWIYRNVDFTIFNSKIRRNDMINKSKINPDDTCVVYNNANPSWVVLKEEEAVSDSIILKNRYKNKKIISFVGNLYLDGRDIITLLYAFKIIKKEIPESLLFIVGDGPDKINVINFVKINKLEDSVFVEGWRNNPFVYMVASDLNIVTALHEGFSNTILESLYLNKLVLGSDVGGIPEQLKYEELLFHPKNHEELALKAIKLLKNAYDHEIAVEMIKERRSIFIFNWNKKMLVAINKVVDQ; from the coding sequence ATGAAAATTATAACTATTTCACTCAGTAATTCAGATGATTTGCGAGGAGGTGCTTACAGGCGGTATATGGAACTTATTAATGCTTTTATAGACATGGGTGACGAAGTTCACCATATCTCCCCTAGAGGATTTTCTAATATATTTGCTGAAAATCTTCATCATTATGGTACCCATATTATACGAATACCTCCTACTTATCTTCCTTTTAGTTTACAAGCCATTCCAATGGCAATCAGTATTGCCAGAAAGAATAAAATTGATGTTTTTGTTTCTTTCACCATATTCGATGCTTTGATTGGTATAATATCAAAAATATTTTATAGTAACATGAAAGTATTGCTGTGTGATCGTGCCGATAGTATTACCGGTATGAAAATTCAGCTTGAAAAGAAGCATCGTACTCTTTCTAGGCCAATTCATTTGATACTCTCTAAATTAGAAAATTGGATATATCGTAATGTTGATTTTACAATTTTTAATTCAAAAATTCGTAGGAATGATATGATAAATAAATCTAAAATAAATCCTGATGACACGTGTGTTGTATATAACAATGCTAACCCCAGTTGGGTAGTTCTGAAAGAAGAAGAAGCAGTTTCGGACTCCATCATATTAAAAAATCGTTATAAGAATAAAAAAATTATTTCATTTGTTGGAAACTTATATTTAGATGGTAGGGATATTATAACTCTGCTTTATGCGTTTAAAATTATTAAAAAAGAAATACCTGAAAGTTTATTGTTTATAGTGGGCGATGGTCCTGATAAAATAAATGTAATCAACTTTGTGAAAATAAACAAACTTGAAGATAGTGTTTTTGTCGAGGGCTGGAGAAATAACCCATTTGTATATATGGTTGCATCAGATTTAAACATTGTAACAGCATTACATGAAGGATTCAGCAACACCATTTTAGAGTCTTTATATCTAAATAAACTTGTTCTGGGTTCAGATGTTGGTGGTATTCCTGAACAGCTAAAATATGAAGAATTACTATTTCACCCAAAAAATCATGAAGAACTTGCTTTAAAAGCTATTAAATTGCTTAAAAATGCTTATGACCATGAAATAGCGGTCGAAATGATAAAGGAGCGGAGAAGCATTTTTATATTTAATTGGAATAAAAAAATGCTGGTTGCCATTAACAAAGTTGTGGACCAATGA
- a CDS encoding methyltransferase family protein (PFAM: Methyltransferase domain): MAGEIIKKLKLIMAYPFMEVDKVNAEVLIELLNDFKVGNEVLEIGPGGRPIIESFNCEKKIIIDIPQGIGYCSSLGYICHDQDAGNDKWDIEDESVDMIVSNQCLEHIPQTDHFISEAHRVLKKGGVFILSAPNKGSLISIVFLLLTFTHPMNAVFDEFYMLRNPISTNRMEKQDSDRFGHHHLRLFTKRARNDLLIAHSFCVLKNHGEVGVYH, from the coding sequence ATGGCTGGAGAAATAATTAAAAAACTTAAATTAATAATGGCTTATCCTTTTATGGAAGTAGATAAGGTCAATGCGGAAGTTTTAATTGAACTTCTTAATGATTTCAAAGTGGGTAATGAAGTATTGGAAATTGGACCAGGGGGTCGTCCGATCATAGAATCATTCAATTGCGAAAAAAAAATAATTATAGACATTCCTCAAGGTATAGGATATTGCAGTTCATTAGGGTATATATGTCATGATCAGGATGCTGGTAACGATAAATGGGATATTGAAGATGAATCAGTAGATATGATTGTTAGTAATCAGTGTTTAGAACATATTCCCCAAACTGATCACTTTATTTCTGAAGCTCATAGGGTACTGAAGAAGGGAGGAGTTTTTATTCTTTCGGCGCCTAATAAGGGATCTCTAATTTCTATAGTGTTTCTTTTGTTAACTTTTACCCATCCTATGAATGCTGTTTTTGATGAATTTTACATGCTAAGAAATCCTATATCTACTAATAGGATGGAAAAGCAGGATTCTGATAGGTTTGGGCACCATCATCTGAGGCTTTTTACTAAAAGGGCAAGGAATGATTTATTGATTGCACATAGTTTTTGTGTTCTCAAAAATCATGGTGAAGTTGGGGTGTACCATTAA
- a CDS encoding thymidylate kinase yields the protein MTHKSRSEFIKSFFEILEEKKIPYVVLRNYDGLPDRVGNDIDMLVTENELNNYGRLLCSLGLEKGWYLCDKQKRYGFASYIFFNGNKPSQTLKWDVWAPITWKGLTWVDTEFVMNNRILHKNGFYIPPKGVEAATLVLKEILQNGTIREKNYRQIKKFAPEDPESFKMVLTKYFNDKIIDKLLYNSIHGNWNKIRKDHKKTRNNLAFNSLVNEKLLFPLKIFNFFWGHIKEKSSSEVMVFVCLIGPDGSGKTTISSSIRGTAKSIFKKTYYFHGHYGVFPEFKNMMPSNKYKKIGRDIEEKMDKKTPNGIVPHFLVFYYSLEYIIGYYYLKYKNRNKKTFMVFDRYFYDYLIQPGPFKINNIFIRVLLRIVPHPDILLFLKSPPELVYERKPELAVTEIDRQLRICSTISNHFDFSQDIDNTLNLSRVKNDIRDSIYSKTSKKVFKRIN from the coding sequence ATGACTCATAAATCTAGGTCAGAATTCATAAAATCATTCTTTGAAATTTTGGAAGAGAAAAAGATTCCCTATGTTGTTCTTAGAAACTATGATGGGTTGCCGGATCGTGTAGGTAATGATATTGACATGTTAGTCACTGAGAATGAATTAAATAATTATGGTAGATTATTATGTTCTTTGGGACTAGAAAAAGGATGGTATTTATGTGACAAACAAAAAAGGTATGGTTTCGCATCTTATATATTTTTCAACGGGAATAAACCATCTCAAACCTTAAAATGGGATGTATGGGCTCCAATAACTTGGAAGGGCTTAACATGGGTGGACACAGAGTTTGTTATGAATAACCGAATATTGCACAAGAATGGATTTTACATTCCTCCTAAAGGGGTCGAGGCAGCAACACTGGTACTCAAAGAAATCCTCCAAAATGGGACTATACGGGAAAAAAATTATAGGCAAATAAAAAAATTTGCCCCTGAAGATCCAGAATCATTTAAAATGGTATTAACAAAATATTTCAACGATAAAATAATAGATAAGTTACTATATAATTCTATACATGGCAATTGGAACAAAATTAGGAAGGACCATAAAAAAACACGCAATAACTTAGCTTTCAATTCTTTGGTAAATGAAAAATTGCTATTCCCCTTGAAAATATTTAATTTTTTTTGGGGACACATCAAGGAAAAATCTTCAAGTGAAGTCATGGTATTTGTCTGTCTCATAGGTCCGGATGGTTCAGGAAAAACAACAATATCCTCCTCAATAAGGGGCACTGCTAAGAGTATTTTTAAAAAGACCTATTATTTTCACGGACATTACGGGGTTTTCCCTGAATTTAAAAATATGATGCCATCTAATAAATATAAAAAAATTGGAAGAGACATTGAGGAAAAAATGGATAAGAAAACTCCTAATGGAATCGTACCACACTTCCTTGTTTTTTATTATTCTTTAGAGTACATCATAGGATATTATTATCTTAAATATAAAAACCGAAACAAAAAAACATTCATGGTGTTTGACAGATATTTCTATGATTATCTCATTCAGCCAGGCCCATTTAAGATAAATAACATCTTTATCAGGGTTCTTTTGAGAATTGTTCCCCATCCAGATATATTATTGTTCCTTAAATCTCCTCCAGAGCTAGTTTATGAAAGGAAACCAGAATTAGCAGTAACGGAAATCGATAGACAATTAAGGATTTGCAGTACAATATCCAACCACTTTGACTTTAGCCAGGACATCGATAATACCTTAAATTTAAGTAGAGTAAAAAATGATATAAGAGATTCAATTTACTCTAAAACATCTAAAAAAGTTTTCAAACGAATTAATTGA
- a CDS encoding glycosyltransferase (PFAM: Glycosyl transferases group 1), which yields MRIAFFGYHKSFDFDKIGGTNSLVRRISLELVKDHNITVDYVIYGTSSEKIENNSGITSNYFNKLKEALNSLKNYDHVVTMYIPPGDFINYALFRRKEKNNIFFHIIYTDWPRSFIKRNAFFIFNSLWRYNGKSFSISPRIKDALKKWGDESVFLLPPVPLDYFMEIGNNKNLGNLRVTFIGRVDVGKGVLEVIDILNQLAQDENIILKFYGIHWEDDPEAVKIHKNLSSQNKFDYISLDFNHYSSEVEEMVQDILRETDIFLQPYRHLSSSIDMPLLILEAMASLCAVITRPYGDIPRIYGESVCLVDDEEGSEKIVEIIRRASQWIPMELERINHQNKTFSFDTLTVTTIFLKSLLEVGGKIS from the coding sequence ATGAGAATAGCATTTTTTGGTTATCATAAGTCTTTTGATTTTGATAAAATAGGTGGAACAAATTCGCTGGTGAGGAGAATTTCATTAGAACTAGTAAAAGATCACAATATTACTGTTGACTATGTGATATATGGCACAAGTTCGGAAAAAATTGAAAATAATTCTGGAATAACTTCCAATTATTTCAATAAGCTTAAAGAAGCTCTAAACTCCTTGAAAAATTATGATCATGTGGTTACTATGTATATACCTCCCGGAGACTTTATTAATTATGCTCTATTTCGCCGGAAAGAGAAGAATAACATTTTTTTCCACATTATTTACACAGATTGGCCTAGGTCATTTATTAAACGGAATGCTTTTTTTATTTTTAATTCTCTTTGGAGGTATAACGGAAAATCATTTTCAATTTCTCCTCGCATTAAAGATGCTCTAAAAAAATGGGGTGATGAATCAGTATTTCTCTTACCTCCAGTCCCATTAGACTACTTCATGGAAATAGGGAATAACAAAAATCTAGGAAATCTAAGGGTTACTTTTATAGGCAGAGTCGATGTGGGTAAAGGTGTTCTGGAAGTTATTGATATATTAAATCAGCTTGCGCAGGATGAGAACATTATCCTGAAATTTTATGGAATCCACTGGGAAGACGATCCCGAAGCAGTTAAAATACACAAGAATTTGAGCAGTCAAAACAAGTTTGATTATATTTCACTTGATTTCAACCATTACTCTTCGGAGGTTGAGGAGATGGTTCAGGATATTTTAAGAGAAACTGATATTTTCCTACAGCCCTACCGACATCTGAGTAGCAGTATTGACATGCCTTTATTGATTTTAGAGGCCATGGCCTCCCTTTGCGCTGTAATAACCCGGCCTTATGGTGACATACCTCGAATTTATGGTGAAAGTGTCTGTCTGGTTGATGATGAAGAAGGTTCAGAAAAAATTGTTGAAATTATCCGAAGAGCAAGTCAATGGATTCCAATGGAACTTGAACGTATAAACCATCAAAATAAAACTTTTTCATTTGATACTCTCACAGTGACAACAATATTTTTAAAATCACTTCTTGAAGTTGGGGGGAAGATTTCATGA
- a CDS encoding glycosyltransferase (PFAM: Glycosyl transferases group 1) yields the protein MHKPNQRYCDQENDNDDLNIIRFKNISDSFAWKYKLYMSPGMIKYLKNNLHQYDVVHLQDLISFASVATSIYCKKYNVPYVLTSHGSLPWFISKKILNRFFYNIFGRNILQNASMVTALNKTEKESYLKLKVAPEKIQIIPNGIDLSTYKVLPKKGGFRNRYLIRNDKRIILYLGRLHESKRIDMLIESFYLLYNMMNNVKLVIVGPDDGFMENLVKKAANLGIGEDVIFTGPLDGINKIEAYVDADIFVTPSFSGFPLTFLESCICGTPIITTNKVEELDWIDGKVGCVVDYDKNQIKNSMFHLLKDEKLLNGLSQNCVKHIEENFGWEQIAQNVEKIYMDICEKCNIKT from the coding sequence ATGCATAAACCTAATCAGAGATATTGCGATCAGGAAAACGATAATGATGATCTTAATATTATAAGGTTTAAAAACATCAGTGATTCATTTGCATGGAAATATAAACTTTACATGTCCCCTGGAATGATCAAGTACTTGAAAAACAATTTGCATCAGTATGATGTGGTCCATCTTCAGGACTTAATATCTTTTGCATCAGTAGCTACATCAATATATTGCAAAAAATACAATGTACCTTATGTATTAACTTCTCATGGTTCATTGCCATGGTTTATCAGTAAAAAGATTCTAAACAGGTTTTTTTATAATATTTTTGGGAGAAACATTTTGCAAAATGCCAGTATGGTCACTGCTCTTAATAAAACGGAAAAAGAGAGTTATCTTAAATTAAAAGTTGCCCCTGAAAAAATTCAGATAATCCCCAATGGGATAGATCTATCCACCTATAAAGTGCTGCCAAAAAAAGGCGGATTTCGGAATCGATACTTAATAAGAAATGATAAAAGAATTATACTGTATTTGGGTCGACTTCATGAATCTAAAAGGATAGATATGCTTATAGAATCATTTTATCTCTTATATAATATGATGAATAATGTTAAACTGGTTATTGTTGGTCCGGATGATGGTTTTATGGAAAATTTGGTAAAAAAGGCCGCTAATCTTGGTATTGGTGAGGATGTCATTTTTACAGGTCCTTTAGATGGTATTAATAAGATTGAAGCCTATGTGGATGCAGATATATTTGTCACACCAAGTTTCTCTGGATTTCCATTAACTTTTTTAGAATCATGCATTTGCGGAACACCGATTATTACCACAAATAAAGTTGAAGAACTTGATTGGATAGATGGGAAAGTGGGCTGCGTAGTGGACTATGATAAAAATCAAATTAAAAATTCAATGTTTCACTTATTGAAGGATGAAAAATTGCTCAATGGATTATCTCAAAATTGCGTTAAGCATATTGAAGAAAATTTTGGATGGGAACAAATAGCACAAAATGTAGAAAAGATTTACATGGATATATGTGAAAAATGCAATATTAAGACATAA
- a CDS encoding glycosyltransferase (PFAM: Glycosyl transferases group 1), whose protein sequence is MIYIVSLQYSPIFKSHCYAMGNQLKKEGYEIKYLLSSQFQWMLQDEKAEEILFVGKSKDLTSILKDSINIYNLRTLKKLIEKDQPKSVYFHNIHPLFNYYIAKKIKSYGGRVIQHVHEPYVEDKGAYGLFQRIWLCVFEHVQEKLLKFSDLAVLSSDEAEILFNKRYSKFDGETIRVPLMYEDLGIDIENKIINRSYINFIGPPVSAKGPEKFMEIVDHASNEDMGFKFLIISRQNIEDKKKYNKYSNLEIFYQPTISDNKMGILMKNSIMTITPYKTARQSSVASMAYMYGVPVLASDIPGLNECVFHETTGYLVGLDKNADQWIKGIDYIKENFEFLSKNCRSYFVNTLSEKNWPKYFKEVFKGGS, encoded by the coding sequence TTGATATATATCGTTTCTTTGCAATATAGTCCTATCTTCAAGTCCCATTGTTATGCGATGGGAAATCAACTAAAGAAAGAGGGCTATGAAATAAAGTATTTGCTTAGTTCACAATTCCAATGGATGTTACAAGATGAAAAAGCTGAAGAAATACTTTTTGTAGGGAAATCTAAAGATTTAACATCGATTCTTAAGGATTCCATTAATATTTATAATTTGAGGACATTAAAAAAATTAATTGAAAAAGACCAACCCAAGAGTGTTTATTTCCACAATATACATCCTCTTTTCAATTATTATATTGCGAAAAAAATTAAGAGCTATGGTGGAAGAGTAATCCAACACGTTCATGAACCTTATGTTGAAGATAAAGGCGCCTATGGATTATTTCAACGTATTTGGTTGTGTGTTTTTGAACATGTACAGGAAAAACTACTGAAATTTTCCGATTTAGCTGTTTTATCATCCGATGAAGCGGAAATTCTTTTTAATAAGAGATACTCCAAATTTGACGGTGAAACGATAAGGGTGCCTTTGATGTATGAGGATCTTGGCATCGATATAGAAAATAAAATTATAAATCGGTCGTATATTAATTTTATAGGTCCTCCAGTGTCTGCAAAGGGGCCTGAGAAGTTTATGGAGATTGTAGATCATGCTTCTAATGAGGATATGGGTTTTAAATTTCTAATAATATCCCGACAAAATATCGAAGATAAAAAAAAATATAATAAATACTCAAATTTAGAAATTTTTTACCAACCAACTATAAGTGATAACAAGATGGGTATTTTAATGAAAAACAGCATCATGACTATTACCCCCTACAAAACCGCTCGTCAGAGTTCTGTTGCTTCTATGGCATACATGTATGGAGTTCCAGTTTTAGCTAGTGACATTCCTGGGTTAAATGAGTGTGTATTTCATGAAACTACAGGATACCTAGTTGGTCTCGATAAAAATGCAGATCAATGGATAAAAGGCATTGATTATATTAAAGAAAATTTCGAATTTCTTTCAAAGAACTGTAGAAGTTATTTTGTGAACACATTATCCGAAAAAAACTGGCCTAAATATTTCAAGGAGGTATTTAAGGGTGGGTCTTGA